A single window of Cellulomonas sp. NTE-D12 DNA harbors:
- a CDS encoding methyl-accepting chemotaxis protein translates to MFRRRSRTTSSSNGFDAQFIRAGAFDVFLAAPAAILVTDAEGKIVARNRAADALAARVAAERGEAVMPALRKELGAIIAHERSFPVTRVVTVEEAGRRASARTTVDRLADGFVVVWADDTEATENLRVTKSVAGELFSSSGSLTELSDQIAAVSADVSNRADAVAAGSQQMSASIREIAVGAAAASKGTANAVRIAGVANERLAKLGESSDRIGAVTKLISAIADQTNLLALNATIEAARAGEAGKGFAVVANEVKDLTGRTRTAAAEITEMIGAIQADSTDAEKAITDILKLINEIELQQAALASAVEEQTAVASEMSSGVAAVADGATSSAHVSALLRESAGVVATNAAQLDSLVTA, encoded by the coding sequence ATGTTCCGCCGCCGGTCCCGCACCACGTCGTCGTCGAACGGGTTCGATGCCCAGTTCATCCGCGCGGGCGCGTTCGACGTGTTCCTCGCTGCGCCGGCCGCCATCCTGGTGACGGATGCGGAAGGCAAGATCGTCGCCCGCAACCGGGCGGCCGACGCCCTGGCCGCTCGCGTGGCTGCGGAGCGCGGCGAGGCGGTGATGCCGGCGCTGCGCAAGGAGCTCGGCGCGATCATCGCCCACGAGAGGTCCTTCCCTGTGACCCGGGTGGTCACCGTCGAGGAGGCGGGGCGCCGCGCGTCGGCGCGCACCACGGTGGACCGCCTGGCCGACGGGTTCGTCGTCGTGTGGGCCGACGACACCGAGGCGACCGAGAACCTCCGCGTCACCAAGTCGGTGGCCGGAGAGCTGTTCAGCTCCTCCGGCTCGCTGACCGAGCTGAGCGACCAGATCGCCGCCGTGTCCGCGGACGTGTCCAACCGCGCGGACGCCGTCGCGGCCGGTTCGCAGCAGATGTCCGCCAGCATCCGGGAGATCGCCGTCGGCGCGGCCGCCGCCTCGAAGGGCACGGCCAACGCCGTCCGGATCGCCGGGGTGGCCAACGAGCGGCTGGCCAAGCTGGGCGAGTCGAGCGACCGGATCGGCGCCGTGACCAAGCTGATCTCCGCGATCGCCGACCAGACCAACCTGCTCGCACTGAACGCGACGATCGAGGCCGCCCGCGCCGGCGAGGCCGGCAAGGGGTTCGCCGTGGTGGCCAACGAGGTCAAGGACCTGACCGGCCGCACCCGGACCGCCGCGGCGGAGATCACCGAGATGATCGGCGCCATCCAGGCGGACAGCACCGATGCCGAGAAGGCGATCACGGACATCCTGAAGCTGATCAACGAGATCGAGCTGCAGCAGGCGGCGCTCGCGAGTGCCGTGGAGGAGCAGACGGCCGTCGCCAGCGAGATGAGCTCCGGCGTGGCCGCGGTGGCCGACGGCGCCACCAGCTCGGCACACGTCAGCGCCCTGCTGCGCGAGTCGGCCGGCGTGGTCGCGACCAACGCCGCCCAGCTGGACTCCCTGGTCACCGCATAG